The nucleotide sequence CAACGGGACGGTCGCATTCCTGGAGACGCGGCCGGCCGGGACGGACAGTGCAGGCAACCTGGTCTTTGAGGCAGACTCTCCGGAGGGACTCTCCGGGTTCGCACTCCTCGCCCTCGGCGAAAGAGAGGCAACGATGAACACGACAGACACCGCCGCACCTTCCACAGAGACACCGCCTGAGGCGACCGCACCACAACAGGCGCCTCTCAGCACCCTCGCCATCGTTTCCGGTGTCCTTATCGGATGTACAGCGTACGTGATCAGAAAAAGGGATGACTGAAATGAGACTGACACTTCCTATCCTTATCCTTCTCTGCGCGACCTGTTGTGCTCTCGGTGCCGCCCACCCCATGGACGCGGCCGACCCGGCCGTCCAGAAGAGCATGGACTATATCCGGTCCTGCCAGCAGGCCGATGGCGGGTTCGCCGAACCGGGGAGGGAGACAAACCCCGGCACCTCGTGGTTTGCCGTGATGGCGATCGTCGCCAGCGGCGGGGACCCGCATGCATGGACGGTGAACGGCACATCGGCGGTCGACTACTGGAAAGATTCCGACGAGGCCGCGCGACCCGAAGGAACGGCCGAACTCGGGAAGATGGTGACTCTGATCGCCGCCGCCGGCGAGGACCCTCGCGCCTTCGGCGGGCACGACCACCTCGCCGACCTGAAGGGGCGGATGAAACCCGACGGTCAGTTCGGCGACTTCGTCTACACCACCTACTGGGGCCTGTTCGGGCTTGCCGCCGCGGGCGAAAACGCACAGAAACCTGCCGCCTGGCTGAAGAAACAGCAGAACGAGGACGGCGGCTACGGCTGGATGCCCGGTGCCGAGAGCGATTCGGACGATACCGCAGCTGTGATCATGGCGCTCATCGCTGCGGGCGAACCGAAGGACTCCCCTGCCGTTGCACTGGCCCTCGACTACCTCAGGACGCACCAGATGGACGACGGCGGTTTCAACTACGGCGGTTCGTCCTCGTCGAACGCCGCATCCGCGGCATGGGTGGTCCAGGCCGCCACCGCCGCCGGCGAGAACCCGTCAGGATGGTCGAAAAACGGCAAAGACGCAGCCTCCTATCTCCAGAATCTCCAGCAGCCAGACGGTTCGTTCGCGTGGACGGCATATACCACAGACAACCCCTGCGGCATCACGGCACGGGCGGTCCCGGCCCTGCTCGGGAAATCCTACCCCATCCTCCCGGGACAGAAGGCGCCTGCCCTCTCCGCTCCCGTGGCGACCGCGACGACGACTGCCGTCGCGACTCCGATAGCACAGACGACCACAGCAGCAGCCTCGTCTTCGTGGCAGTCGGTGACCGTCACCGACGACTTCGGGGAGATGGTCGTCATCACGCATGAACCCCGGCGCATCGTCTCCCTTGCCCCGGCAAACACCGAGATCCTCTTTGCCCTCGGTCTCGGCGACCGGGTGGTCGGCGTGACAGACTACTGCAATTACCCGGCCGGGGCAGAGGAGAAACCGAAGGTCGGCGGGTATTCCACCGTGAACATCGAACGGGTGGTGGCGGCAAAGCCCGACCTTGTCCTTGCGGCGTTCGGGAACACCGAGGAAGTTGTCAACCACCTCAGGGACCTGGGCCTGACGGTCGTCGCCCTCAACCCGGAC is from Methanofollis sp. and encodes:
- a CDS encoding helical backbone metal receptor, producing the protein MRLTLPILILLCATCCALGAAHPMDAADPAVQKSMDYIRSCQQADGGFAEPGRETNPGTSWFAVMAIVASGGDPHAWTVNGTSAVDYWKDSDEAARPEGTAELGKMVTLIAAAGEDPRAFGGHDHLADLKGRMKPDGQFGDFVYTTYWGLFGLAAAGENAQKPAAWLKKQQNEDGGYGWMPGAESDSDDTAAVIMALIAAGEPKDSPAVALALDYLRTHQMDDGGFNYGGSSSSNAASAAWVVQAATAAGENPSGWSKNGKDAASYLQNLQQPDGSFAWTAYTTDNPCGITARAVPALLGKSYPILPGQKAPALSAPVATATTTAVATPIAQTTTAAASSSWQSVTVTDDFGEMVVITHEPRRIVSLAPANTEILFALGLGDRVVGVTDYCNYPAGAEEKPKVGGYSTVNIERVVAAKPDLVLAAFGNTEEVVNHLRDLGLTVVALNPDSMQGTLRDITLAGEATGRTAEAADLKTSMQTRIDAVTAAVGTTTERPSVMHAVWYDPIWVSGNATFQNELITLVGGKNAFPDVEGWQIVTLERFITTNPDIILVNSGTGMGESGNDLIYRYFMNEPRFAKMKAVQDDRVYIVSSDIIDRGGPRIVDALEEVAAAIHPELFPDAAAAAPTTAAPAPGFGAGAGMIALFGACILLRRRG